In one window of Gossypium hirsutum isolate 1008001.06 chromosome A01, Gossypium_hirsutum_v2.1, whole genome shotgun sequence DNA:
- the LOC107937136 gene encoding protein NRT1/ PTR FAMILY 8.3, with product MGSMDEERSLLEAELNQAESSGLYTGDGSVDFNGNPILKQNTGNWRACPFILGNECCERLAYYGIATNLVSYLTKKLHEGNVSAARNVTTWQGTCYLTPLIGAVLADAYWGRYWTIAAFSTIYFFGMCTLTLSASIPALKPAECVGSICPSATPAQYAVFFFGLYLIALGTGGIKPCVSSFGADQFDDTDPNERVKKGSFFNWFYFSINIGALISSSLLVWIQDNAGWGLGFGIPALFMGLAIGSFFSGTALYRFQRPGGSPITRMFQVLVAAFHKRSLKVPEDSTLLYETGDKHSAIEGSRKLEHSEELKCLDKAAIVTDVETKSGDFSNPWRLCTVTQVEELKILIRMFPIWATGIVFSAVYAQMSTMFVEQGMMMDTKIGSFTIPPASLSTFDVISVIFWVPIYDRIIVPIARKFTRKERGFSELQRMGIGLFISVLCMSAAAVVETRRLHLAKELDLVDKQVAVPISILWQIPQYFLLGAAEVCTFIGQLEFFYDQSPDAMRSLCSALSLLTTSLGNYLSSFILTLVTYFTTKGGQIGWISDNLNEGHLDYFFWLLAGLSFLNMLVYTLCASRYKQKKAS from the exons ATGGGATCTATGGATGAAGAGAGATCGCTTTTGGAAGCTGAACTTAATCAG GCTGAAAGCAGTGGGCTTTACACTGGGGATGGCTCCGTTGACTTCAATGGGAATCCTATTTTGAAGCAGAATACTGGAAATTGGAGAGCGTGCCCTTTCATTTTGG GTAATGAATGCTGTGAGAGATTGGCTTATTATGGGATAGCAACTAATCTTGTAAGTTACCTGACCAAGAAACTGCATGAAGGGAATGTATCAGCTGCAAGAAATGTAACTACTTGGCAAGGAACTTGCTACCTTACACCTCTCATTGGAGCCGTCTTAGCAGATGCATATTGGGGAAGATATTGGACAATTGCTGCTTTCTCCACTATTTACTTCTTC GGAATGTGTACATTGACTCTCTCAGCATCAATTCCTGCACTGAAACCTGCTGAATGTGTGGGTTCTATTTGTCCCTCAGCTACTCCAGCTCAGTATGCTGTATTTTTCTTTGGGCTTTATCTGATTGCATTAGGGACGGGTGGAATCAAACCGTGTGTTTCATCCTTTGGGGCCGATCAGTTTGATGATACTGATCCCAATGAAAGGGTGAAGAAGGGGTCCTTTTTCAACTGGTTCTATTTTTCCATCAACATTGGTGCTCTGATCTCAAGCAGTCTTCTGGTGTGGATTCAGGACAATGCTGGATGGGGTCTTGGATTTGGCATTCCAGCATTGTTTATGGGCCTTGCAATTGGAAGTTTTTTCTCAGGCACGGCACTCTATAGATTTCAAAGACCAGGAGGAAGCCCTATTACAAGAATGTTCCAGGTTTTGGTTGCAGCATTTCATAAACGGAGCCTCAAGGTACCTGAAGACAGTACTCTCCTATATGAAACTGGTGACAAGCACTCTGCCATAGAAGGAAGTCGGAAACTAGAGCACAGTGAGGAGTTGAA GTGCCTAGATAAAGCTGCCATAGTCACTGATGTTGAAACCAAAAGTGGGGACTTCTCAAATCCTTGGAGGCTTTGCACTGTAACACAAGTGGAGGAATTGAAAATCTTGATCCGCATGTTTCCCATATGGGCTACTGGAATTGTGTTCTCTGCTGTATATGCTCAAATGTCAACTATGTTTGTGGAACAAGGGATGATGATGGACACAAAAATTGGTTCTTTCACTATTCCTCCTGCTTCTCTCTCAACTTTTGATGTTATTAGTGTTATTTTTTGGGTCCCCATCTATGATAGGATCATTGTCCCAATTGCAAGAAAGTTCACACGTAAGGAGCGAGGCTTCTCAGAGTTGCAGCGTATGGGAATTGGTCTTTTTATTTCAGTCCTATGCATGTCAGCCGCAGCTGTGGTGGAGACCAGGAGATTGCACCTTGCTAAAGAGCTAGATTTGGTCGATAAGCAGGTCGCTGTACCCATTAGTATTCTTTGGCAAATACCTCAATATTTCTTGTTGGGTGCCGCAGAGGTCTGCACATTTATCGGACAGCTTGAGTTCTTCTATGATCAGTCCCCTGATGCCATGCGGAGTTTATGTAGTGCGCTTTCACTTCTGACTACATCTTTAGGCAATTACCTGAGTTCTTTTATTCTAACTCTTGTAACTTACTTCACAACAAAGGGTGGCCAGATTGGTTGGATATCGGACAACCTTAACGAGGGTCATCTCGACTATTTCTTCTGGCTCTTGGCTGGTCTCAGCTTCTTAAACATGTTGGTGTATACCCTTTGTGCTTCGAGGTACAAGCAGAAGAAGGCTTCCTAA